In one Bosea sp. RAC05 genomic region, the following are encoded:
- the rpoN gene encoding RNA polymerase factor sigma-54, with product MAMMPRMELRQGQSLVMTPQLLQAIKLLQLSHLELQNFVEGELERNPLLERDDASEGPLQSHVAEGSHAADAESYERAESLNSQEGMENRLGTGLDNVFQSEQPTVARLESSGADSLPIIGGAYGGSGGSFEEGPDGFESSLAAEASLHDHLSAQLDLAVHDPVERLIGRHLIDAVDDAGYLGEPVPDIAERLGVTVARVEDVLRIVQGFDPSGVAARDVAECLSIQLRDRDRFDPAMQTLVANLHLVAKRDFAALKRLCGVDDEDIADMVAEIRRLDPKPGRGFGGSTAETVVPDVFIRAAPDGSWLVDLNPDTLPRVLINQTYHARVSKAVRSDEEKAFIAECLQTANWLTRSLEQRARTILKVASEIVRQQDGFFAHGVEHLRPLNLKTVADAIGMHESTVSRVTSNKYLICSRGVFEMKYFFSAAIAATGYGEAHSAEAVRFRIRQMIDDEAPADVLSDDAIVARLKEGGIDIARRTVAKYRESLRIPSSMERRREKIAMAMGSR from the coding sequence ATGGCGATGATGCCGCGCATGGAGCTGCGCCAGGGCCAGTCCCTGGTGATGACGCCGCAGCTGCTGCAGGCGATCAAGCTTCTGCAATTGTCGCATCTCGAACTCCAGAATTTCGTCGAGGGTGAACTCGAGCGCAATCCGCTGCTCGAGCGCGACGACGCATCCGAGGGGCCCCTCCAGAGCCATGTCGCCGAGGGCTCTCATGCGGCCGACGCGGAGAGCTACGAGCGGGCCGAGAGCCTTAACAGCCAGGAGGGTATGGAAAACCGCCTCGGCACCGGCCTCGACAACGTCTTCCAGAGCGAGCAGCCGACGGTGGCCCGGCTCGAGAGCAGCGGGGCCGACAGCCTGCCGATCATCGGCGGCGCCTATGGCGGCTCCGGCGGGTCCTTCGAGGAGGGGCCGGACGGGTTCGAGAGCAGCCTCGCAGCCGAGGCGTCCCTGCATGATCACCTGAGCGCCCAGCTCGATCTCGCCGTCCACGACCCCGTCGAGCGGCTGATCGGCCGGCATCTGATCGATGCCGTCGACGATGCCGGCTATCTCGGCGAGCCCGTTCCCGACATCGCCGAGCGGCTCGGCGTCACCGTCGCGCGCGTCGAGGATGTGCTGCGCATCGTCCAGGGCTTCGATCCCTCGGGGGTCGCGGCGCGCGACGTGGCCGAGTGCCTGTCGATCCAGCTGCGCGACCGCGACCGGTTCGATCCCGCGATGCAGACCCTCGTCGCCAATCTCCACCTCGTGGCCAAGCGCGATTTCGCCGCCCTCAAGCGGCTCTGCGGCGTCGACGACGAGGACATCGCCGACATGGTCGCCGAGATCCGGCGCCTCGACCCCAAGCCGGGTCGCGGTTTCGGTGGCTCGACGGCCGAGACGGTGGTCCCCGACGTCTTCATCCGGGCCGCTCCGGACGGTTCCTGGCTGGTCGATCTCAACCCCGACACGCTGCCCCGCGTGCTGATCAACCAGACCTATCATGCGCGCGTCTCCAAGGCGGTGCGCAGCGACGAGGAGAAGGCCTTCATCGCCGAATGCCTGCAGACCGCCAACTGGCTGACGCGCTCGCTCGAACAGCGGGCCAGGACCATCCTGAAGGTCGCCAGTGAGATCGTTCGCCAGCAGGACGGCTTCTTCGCCCATGGCGTCGAGCATCTGCGCCCGCTCAACCTGAAGACCGTCGCGGACGCGATCGGGATGCACGAATCCACCGTTTCGCGCGTGACCTCGAACAAATATCTGATCTGCTCGCGCGGCGTCTTCGAGATGAAGTACTTCTTCTCCGCCGCCATCGCCGCCACCGGCTATGGCGAGGCGCATTCCGCCGAGGCGGTGCGCTTCCGCATCCGGCAGATGATCGACGACGAGGCCCCCGCCGACGTGCTCTCAGACGACGCGATCGTTGCCCGCCTGAAGGAGGGCGGCATCGACATCGCCCGCCGCACCGTCGCGAAGTACCGCGAATCCCTCCGGATTCCATCCTCCATGGAGCGCCGGCGCGAGAAGATCGCGATGGCGATGGGCAGCCGCTGA
- the hpf gene encoding ribosome hibernation-promoting factor, HPF/YfiA family, whose amino-acid sequence MSLRISGKNLDVGEALRGQAEARVAAALGKYYEGGYQGHVTVGKDGTAFKTDGVLHLSSGITLEASGTAHDAYASLDKMAERIEKRLRRYKRRLKDRSASANGREPALEIPSYVIAAPDDEIEELDVDGVGDNPVIVAESTKSLHVLTVSDAVAELDLTGAPVVIFRHAGHGRMNVVYRRRDGNIGWIDPPASLS is encoded by the coding sequence ATGAGCTTGCGAATCTCCGGCAAGAACCTCGATGTCGGCGAGGCCCTGCGCGGCCAGGCCGAGGCCCGTGTGGCCGCCGCTCTCGGCAAGTATTACGAAGGTGGCTACCAGGGCCATGTGACCGTCGGCAAGGACGGGACGGCGTTCAAGACGGACGGCGTGCTGCATCTGTCGTCGGGCATCACGCTCGAGGCGTCCGGTACGGCGCACGATGCCTATGCCAGCCTCGACAAGATGGCGGAGCGCATCGAGAAGCGCCTGCGTCGCTACAAGCGACGGCTCAAGGATCGCTCGGCGAGTGCCAACGGGCGCGAGCCCGCACTCGAAATCCCCAGCTATGTGATTGCCGCTCCCGACGATGAAATCGAGGAGCTCGACGTCGATGGGGTCGGCGACAACCCGGTTATCGTCGCTGAATCGACCAAATCGCTGCATGTGTTGACGGTGAGTGACGCCGTCGCGGAGCTGGATCTGACCGGCGCCCCGGTCGTGATCTTCCGCCATGCTGGCCATGGACGGATGAACGTCGTATACCGCCGCCGCGACGGCAACATCGGCTGGATCGATCCTCCGGCGTCGCTGTCATAG
- the ptsN gene encoding PTS IIA-like nitrogen regulatory protein PtsN, with translation MTLIDLLSPAAVISPLRANGKKQALLELAQHAAQLTGLPERDLFEALLQRERLGSTGIGEGIAIPHGRMAGIDRLVGLFARTEKPIDFDALDGQPVDIIFVLIAPEGAGADHLKALARVARVLRNQSVLEQVRAVRDPAAIYAILSESAAQAA, from the coding sequence ATGACGCTGATCGATCTCCTGAGCCCCGCGGCGGTGATTTCCCCGCTGCGGGCGAACGGCAAGAAGCAGGCCTTGCTGGAACTCGCCCAGCATGCCGCGCAGCTCACCGGCCTGCCTGAGCGTGACCTCTTCGAGGCGCTGCTCCAGCGGGAGCGTCTCGGCTCGACCGGAATCGGCGAGGGCATTGCGATTCCCCATGGCCGGATGGCCGGGATCGACCGGCTCGTCGGGCTGTTTGCCCGGACCGAAAAGCCGATCGACTTCGATGCGCTTGACGGGCAGCCCGTCGACATCATCTTCGTTCTGATCGCGCCCGAAGGGGCTGGTGCCGACCATCTGAAGGCGCTCGCCCGCGTTGCCCGCGTGCTGCGCAACCAGTCGGTCCTCGAACAGGTGCGTGCCGTTCGCGACCCCGCGGCGATCTACGCGATCCTGTCGGAATCGGCGGCGCAGGCGGCCTGA
- a CDS encoding fumarate hydratase, with the protein MAYTHVDLFPLGPDETPYRHLGSEGVSVEKIGDREVLNVSREAIRRLSEQAFIDINHLLRPGHLAQLGKILDDPEATSNDKFVAYDLLKNANIAAGGVLPMCQDTGTAIIMGKKGRRVWTEGEDEEALGEGVADAYFKRNLRYSQVAPLSMFEEKNTATNLPAQIDIYAEGKGHGEDAYKFLFVAKGGGSANKTFLFQATPSLLTKERMIAFLKEKILTLGTAACPPYHLAIVIGGTSAEQNLKTVKLASTKYLDALPTEGSPSGHAFRDLAMEEEIHKLTQSLGVGAQFGGKYFCHDVRVIRLPRHGASLPIGLGVSCSADRQAKGKITRDGIFLEALETDPSKYLPEVEDASLGGDVVEVDLNRPMSEILATLTKYPVKTRLSLTGTIIVARDSAHAKIRERLESGQGMPDYLKNHPVYYAGPAKTPDGMASGSFGPTTAGRMDSFVDQFQSFGGSMVMLAKGNRSASVREACKKHGGFYLGSIGGPAARLAQDCIRKVELLEYPELGMEAVWRIEVEDFPAFIVIDDKGNDFFKELNLG; encoded by the coding sequence ATGGCCTATACCCATGTCGATCTCTTCCCGCTTGGGCCGGACGAGACCCCCTATCGCCATCTCGGGAGCGAGGGCGTCTCCGTCGAGAAAATCGGCGACCGCGAGGTGCTGAACGTCTCCCGCGAGGCGATCCGCCGCCTCAGCGAGCAGGCCTTCATCGACATCAACCATCTGCTGCGGCCCGGCCACCTCGCCCAGCTCGGCAAGATCCTCGACGATCCCGAGGCGACCTCGAACGACAAGTTCGTCGCCTATGACCTGCTCAAGAATGCCAACATCGCCGCCGGCGGCGTGCTGCCGATGTGCCAGGACACCGGCACCGCCATCATCATGGGCAAGAAGGGCCGCCGCGTCTGGACGGAGGGCGAGGACGAGGAGGCGCTCGGCGAGGGCGTCGCCGACGCCTATTTCAAGCGTAACCTGCGCTATTCGCAGGTCGCTCCGCTGTCGATGTTCGAGGAGAAGAACACGGCGACCAACCTGCCTGCGCAGATCGACATCTACGCCGAAGGCAAGGGTCATGGCGAGGACGCCTACAAGTTCCTCTTCGTCGCCAAGGGTGGCGGCTCGGCCAACAAGACCTTCCTGTTCCAGGCGACGCCCTCGCTGCTGACGAAGGAGCGCATGATCGCCTTCCTGAAGGAGAAGATCCTCACGCTCGGCACCGCCGCCTGCCCGCCCTATCACCTCGCCATCGTCATCGGCGGCACCTCGGCCGAGCAGAACCTGAAGACGGTGAAGCTCGCCTCGACGAAATATCTCGACGCGCTGCCGACGGAAGGCTCGCCCAGCGGCCACGCCTTCCGTGACCTCGCCATGGAGGAGGAGATCCACAAGCTCACGCAGTCGCTCGGCGTCGGCGCGCAGTTCGGCGGCAAGTATTTCTGCCATGACGTGCGCGTCATCCGCCTGCCGCGCCATGGCGCCTCGCTGCCGATCGGGCTGGGCGTCTCCTGCTCGGCCGACCGCCAGGCCAAGGGCAAGATCACCAGGGACGGCATCTTCTTGGAGGCGCTGGAGACCGATCCGTCGAAGTATCTGCCCGAGGTCGAGGACGCGTCCCTCGGTGGAGACGTCGTCGAGGTCGATCTCAACCGGCCGATGAGCGAGATCCTGGCAACGCTCACCAAGTACCCGGTCAAGACCCGCCTGTCGCTCACCGGCACGATCATCGTCGCCCGCGATTCCGCCCATGCCAAGATCCGCGAGCGGCTCGAAAGCGGGCAGGGCATGCCCGATTATCTCAAGAACCACCCGGTCTATTATGCCGGCCCGGCCAAGACGCCCGACGGCATGGCCTCGGGTTCCTTCGGGCCGACCACCGCCGGCCGGATGGATTCCTTCGTCGACCAGTTCCAGTCCTTCGGGGGCTCGATGGTGATGCTCGCCAAGGGCAACCGTTCCGCCAGCGTCAGGGAAGCGTGCAAGAAGCACGGTGGCTTCTATCTCGGCTCGATCGGCGGCCCGGCCGCCCGGCTGGCACAGGACTGCATCCGCAAGGTCGAACTGCTGGAATACCCCGAACTCGGCATGGAGGCGGTCTGGCGCATCGAGGTCGAGGATTTCCCCGCCTTCATCGTGATCGACGACAAGGGCAACGACTTCTTCAAGGAACTGAACCTCGGATGA
- a CDS encoding MBL fold metallo-hydrolase encodes MTDQPQTPLQIAVIPVTPFQQNCSILWCTRTKQAVIVDPGGDVALIRGALKEVGVTPVAIWLTHGHLDHAGGAAELAEALSVPVIGPHEADTFLLDELPTAGLRFDIRDMRAVSPSRWLVEGDEVKVGDVAFSVLHVPGHTPGHVTFFQKDLRFLLAGDTVFAGSVGRTDFPYGSHETLIAGIRDKLLPLGDDVQFLPGHGPAGTLGEERANNPFLQG; translated from the coding sequence ATGACCGACCAGCCGCAGACCCCGCTCCAGATCGCCGTCATCCCCGTGACGCCGTTCCAGCAGAACTGTTCGATCCTCTGGTGCACCCGCACAAAGCAGGCCGTCATCGTCGATCCCGGCGGAGACGTCGCGCTCATCCGCGGGGCCCTCAAGGAAGTCGGGGTCACGCCGGTGGCGATCTGGCTGACGCATGGCCATCTCGACCATGCCGGCGGCGCGGCCGAACTGGCCGAGGCGCTGTCGGTGCCGGTGATCGGGCCGCACGAGGCCGACACATTCCTGCTGGACGAACTGCCGACAGCGGGCCTGCGCTTCGACATCCGCGACATGCGGGCGGTGTCGCCGTCGCGCTGGCTCGTCGAGGGCGACGAGGTCAAGGTCGGCGACGTCGCCTTCTCGGTGCTGCATGTGCCGGGCCACACGCCGGGTCACGTCACCTTCTTCCAGAAGGATCTGCGCTTCCTGCTGGCCGGCGACACGGTCTTCGCCGGCTCGGTCGGCCGCACCGACTTTCCCTATGGCAGCCACGAGACCCTGATCGCGGGGATCCGGGACAAGCTGCTGCCGCTCGGCGACGATGTGCAGTTCTTGCCCGGGCATGGACCCGCCGGCACGCTCGGCGAGGAACGGGCGAACAATCCGTTCCTGCAGGGCTGA
- a CDS encoding DUF1993 domain-containing protein, translated as MTITARSAALAGFVQTLKALDAILDKTVEQAAARKIQPEVLLSARLAPDMLPFSRQIQLACDFAKNAAARLAGGDNPKHPDDEKSFDELKARIAKVLAFVEGIDEAAFEAGVARDVTFPRGQNATMTMRGEAYLTRFTVPNFYFHATTAYAILRKNGIQIGKQDFLLGVLDS; from the coding sequence ATGACCATCACCGCACGCTCCGCCGCCCTCGCCGGCTTCGTCCAGACGCTCAAGGCCCTCGACGCCATCCTCGACAAGACGGTCGAGCAGGCGGCGGCACGCAAGATTCAGCCCGAGGTGCTGCTGAGCGCGCGGCTGGCGCCCGACATGCTGCCCTTCTCGCGCCAGATCCAGCTGGCCTGCGACTTCGCCAAGAACGCGGCGGCCCGCCTTGCCGGCGGCGACAACCCCAAGCACCCCGACGACGAGAAGAGCTTCGACGAGCTGAAGGCGCGCATCGCCAAGGTCCTCGCCTTCGTCGAGGGCATCGACGAGGCTGCCTTCGAGGCCGGCGTGGCGCGCGACGTCACCTTCCCGCGCGGCCAGAATGCGACCATGACGATGCGCGGCGAGGCCTATCTCACCCGCTTCACCGTGCCGAACTTCTATTTCCACGCCACGACCGCCTACGCGATCCTGCGCAAGAACGGCATCCAGATCGGCAAGCAGGACTTTCTGCTCGGCGTTCTCGACAGCTGA
- the efp gene encoding elongation factor P yields the protein MVKVIASSVRKGNVLELDGHLCSVLSAESFFPGKGTPTTQIDMRRISDGVKMTQRYKTTEQVERAYVEDRDFTYLYQDGEQYVFMNPETFDQINVDGDVVGTMAPYLQEGMKVSLSVFEDKAVAIELPQRVTVEVAETEPVTKGQTASSSYKPAILVNGVRTAVPPHIGPGVRIVVMTEDGSYVERAKD from the coding sequence GTGGTCAAGGTCATCGCATCCTCCGTTCGCAAGGGCAATGTGCTCGAACTCGACGGTCATCTCTGCTCGGTCCTGTCGGCCGAGAGCTTCTTCCCCGGCAAGGGCACGCCGACGACGCAGATCGACATGCGCCGGATCTCCGACGGCGTGAAGATGACGCAGCGCTACAAGACGACGGAGCAGGTCGAGCGCGCCTATGTCGAAGACCGCGACTTCACCTATCTGTACCAGGATGGCGAGCAGTACGTGTTCATGAACCCCGAGACCTTCGACCAGATCAATGTCGATGGCGACGTGGTCGGCACCATGGCTCCCTATCTGCAGGAAGGCATGAAGGTTTCGCTCTCGGTGTTCGAGGACAAGGCCGTGGCCATCGAGCTGCCGCAGCGCGTCACCGTCGAGGTCGCCGAGACCGAGCCTGTCACCAAGGGCCAGACGGCCTCCTCCTCCTACAAGCCCGCGATCCTGGTCAACGGCGTGCGCACGGCCGTGCCGCCCCATATCGGCCCCGGCGTCCGCATCGTGGTGATGACGGAAGACGGCTCCTATGTGGAGCGCGCCAAGGATTGA
- the epmA gene encoding EF-P lysine aminoacylase EpmA, producing the protein MTNPLPPFWRPDIHADRRPALLARGRIRAALRRWFEARDFVEVEAAILQVSPGNETHLHGFATTLIDDAGARHPYYLHTSPEFAAKKLLAAGEPRIFDFARVFRNRERTALHHPEFTMLEWYRAGEGYETLMGDCAELLAEAARAAGVTTFRWRGSEADPFAQPERLTLQDAFRRHAGIDLLRTVTADNDVDRGGLAADAAEAGIRVTDDDSWSDIFSRILSERIEPHLGRGRATILCEYPISEAALARPKPGDPRVSERFELYACGVELANAFGELTDPAEQRRRFEADMDEKARIYGERYPVDEDFLSALAAMPPASGIALGFDRLVMLCTGARRIEDVLWTPVAEPGRGAA; encoded by the coding sequence ATGACAAACCCTCTTCCGCCGTTCTGGCGGCCCGACATCCATGCCGACCGTCGCCCGGCGCTTCTGGCGCGCGGTCGCATCAGGGCGGCACTGCGCCGCTGGTTCGAGGCGCGCGACTTCGTCGAGGTCGAGGCCGCGATCCTGCAGGTCTCGCCGGGCAACGAGACGCATCTGCACGGCTTCGCCACGACGCTGATCGACGATGCCGGGGCCCGGCATCCCTATTACCTGCACACCTCGCCCGAATTCGCGGCCAAGAAGCTGCTGGCGGCCGGCGAGCCCCGCATCTTTGATTTCGCCCGCGTCTTCCGCAACCGCGAACGCACGGCGCTGCATCATCCCGAATTCACGATGCTGGAATGGTATCGGGCGGGCGAAGGCTACGAGACGCTGATGGGCGATTGCGCCGAATTGCTGGCCGAGGCGGCCCGCGCTGCCGGCGTCACCACATTCCGCTGGCGCGGCAGCGAGGCCGATCCTTTCGCGCAGCCCGAGCGACTGACGCTCCAGGACGCCTTCCGGCGTCACGCCGGCATCGACCTGTTGCGCACCGTCACCGCTGACAACGACGTCGATCGCGGCGGGCTCGCGGCCGATGCGGCCGAAGCCGGTATCCGGGTCACCGATGACGACAGCTGGTCCGACATCTTCAGTCGCATCCTCTCCGAGCGGATCGAGCCCCATCTGGGCCGGGGGCGGGCCACGATCCTGTGCGAGTACCCGATCTCTGAAGCCGCGCTCGCCCGTCCGAAACCCGGCGATCCCCGCGTCTCCGAGCGCTTCGAGCTCTATGCCTGCGGCGTCGAGCTGGCGAATGCGTTCGGGGAGCTGACCGATCCGGCCGAGCAGCGCCGCCGCTTCGAGGCCGACATGGATGAAAAGGCGCGCATCTATGGTGAGCGCTATCCCGTCGATGAGGATTTCCTGAGCGCGCTCGCCGCGATGCCGCCGGCCAGCGGCATCGCGCTTGGGTTCGATCGCCTCGTGATGCTCTGCACCGGCGCCCGCCGGATCGAGGATGTGCTCTGGACGCCGGTGGCGGAACCGGGCAGGGGAGCGGCATGA
- a CDS encoding lysine-2,3-aminomutase-like protein: MTLHQPPGGQPLRSVGALIEAGLVAPQAREALEAVAARYAVSVTPAMAALIDPDDAADPIARQFVPDPAELVTLPQERADPIGDEAHSPVEGVVHRYPDRALLKLVHACPVYCRFCFRREMVGPGGDALTGGKLEATLAYLTDHPEIWEVIMTGGDPLILSARRVREVAQRLGAIDHIKVARWHTRVPMVEPDRITADYAAALRIPGKASYVAIHANHPREFTPAARTALARLADAGHVLISQSVLLRGVNADVATLSALMRAFVENRVKPYYLHHPDFAPGTASFRLSLEEGQALVKSLRGHLSGLCQPTYILDIPGGAGKIPVGPAFLSACETPGAEAFAEDRHGERHLYPPG; this comes from the coding sequence ATGACCCTTCACCAGCCTCCCGGCGGACAGCCGCTGCGCAGCGTCGGGGCCCTCATTGAGGCCGGCCTCGTTGCGCCCCAGGCACGCGAGGCGCTGGAGGCGGTGGCTGCGCGCTACGCGGTTTCGGTTACGCCGGCCATGGCCGCGCTGATCGACCCGGACGATGCAGCGGACCCGATCGCGCGCCAGTTCGTCCCGGATCCCGCCGAACTCGTCACGCTGCCGCAGGAGCGCGCCGATCCGATCGGCGACGAGGCGCATTCGCCGGTCGAGGGCGTGGTGCATCGCTACCCCGACCGCGCCCTGCTCAAGCTCGTCCATGCCTGCCCGGTCTATTGCCGCTTCTGCTTCCGCCGCGAGATGGTCGGCCCCGGCGGCGACGCGCTCACAGGCGGGAAGCTCGAGGCGACGCTGGCCTATCTCACCGATCATCCCGAGATCTGGGAGGTCATCATGACGGGCGGCGACCCGTTGATCCTCTCGGCCCGGCGGGTGCGGGAGGTGGCGCAGCGTCTGGGCGCGATCGACCATATCAAGGTGGCGCGCTGGCACACCCGCGTGCCGATGGTCGAGCCCGACCGCATCACGGCCGATTATGCCGCCGCCCTGCGGATCCCGGGCAAGGCGAGCTATGTCGCCATCCATGCCAATCACCCGCGCGAGTTCACGCCCGCTGCACGGACCGCACTGGCGCGGCTGGCGGATGCCGGCCATGTCCTGATCAGCCAGAGCGTGCTCCTCAGAGGCGTCAATGCCGATGTCGCGACCCTGTCGGCCCTGATGCGCGCCTTCGTCGAGAACCGGGTGAAGCCCTATTATCTGCACCATCCGGACTTCGCGCCCGGCACGGCGTCGTTCCGGCTCTCGCTGGAAGAAGGCCAGGCCCTCGTCAAAAGCCTGCGAGGCCATCTGTCCGGCCTGTGCCAGCCGACCTATATCCTCGACATTCCTGGCGGGGCGGGGAAGATCCCCGTCGGCCCCGCCTTCCTCTCGGCCTGCGAGACGCCCGGCGCCGAGGCTTTCGCCGAGGACCGCCATGGCGAGCGGCACCTCTATCCGCCGGGTTGA
- a CDS encoding type II toxin-antitoxin system Phd/YefM family antitoxin yields the protein MEKVNIHDAKTHLSRLVDRAAKGEAFIIAKAGKPMVKVVPLEPIETKPLQRTGFMVGQMTVPDDFDEMGRAEIEAMFNGRS from the coding sequence ATGGAGAAGGTCAACATCCACGACGCGAAGACGCATCTGTCGCGCCTGGTCGACCGCGCCGCGAAGGGCGAGGCCTTCATCATCGCCAAGGCGGGGAAGCCCATGGTCAAGGTCGTTCCGCTGGAGCCGATCGAGACCAAGCCGCTCCAACGCACTGGTTTTATGGTCGGGCAAATGACGGTGCCCGATGATTTCGATGAGATGGGGCGGGCAGAGATCGAAGCCATGTTCAACGGGCGATCGTGA
- a CDS encoding type II toxin-antitoxin system VapC family toxin has translation MKALLDTHLLLWNAGRPDRLSAEARRIIDSADSELYFSAASLWEIAIKTSLGRSDFSVDARLLRRGLLDHGFAELPVTGEHAVAIDGLPPIHRDPFDRILVAQAKVEGITLLTSDNTVARYGGAIQKV, from the coding sequence GTGAAGGCTCTTCTCGATACGCACCTTCTGCTGTGGAACGCGGGTCGACCCGACCGGCTGTCGGCGGAAGCGCGACGCATCATCGACTCAGCCGACAGCGAGTTGTATTTCAGCGCGGCGAGCCTGTGGGAGATCGCCATCAAGACCAGTCTCGGCCGGAGTGATTTTTCGGTTGACGCGAGACTTCTGAGACGCGGCTTGCTCGACCATGGTTTTGCCGAGTTGCCGGTCACGGGCGAGCATGCGGTTGCGATCGACGGATTGCCGCCGATCCATAGGGATCCGTTCGATCGCATCCTGGTCGCTCAGGCCAAGGTCGAAGGAATCACCCTGTTGACGTCCGACAACACGGTGGCCCGCTATGGCGGCGCGATCCAGAAGGTTTGA
- a CDS encoding DsbA family oxidoreductase, whose protein sequence is MKDKLPIAIVSDLACPWCFIGKARLEKALESHGLTERVAITWLPYELNPDMPAEGMDRTAYLDAKFGAGKRKEIEIRLSEAALESGVTFNWARVTKSVNTRMAHMLVAAASTVQRGTEMKAALFKAYWQDGRDIGDLDTLVAIAGEQGFDEQAARDELTNEELRETVIGLEAHAQQVGVTGVPFFIIDGKLAVSGAQTGDVWAQVFKQVLSDAA, encoded by the coding sequence ATGAAAGACAAACTGCCCATCGCGATCGTCTCCGATCTCGCCTGCCCCTGGTGCTTCATCGGCAAGGCGCGGCTGGAGAAGGCGCTGGAGAGCCATGGCTTGACCGAGCGCGTCGCCATCACCTGGCTGCCCTATGAGCTGAACCCCGACATGCCGGCCGAAGGCATGGACCGCACCGCCTATCTCGATGCCAAGTTCGGCGCCGGCAAGCGCAAGGAAATCGAGATCCGGCTTTCGGAGGCGGCGCTCGAAAGCGGCGTCACCTTCAACTGGGCCCGCGTGACGAAGAGCGTCAACACCCGCATGGCCCATATGCTGGTCGCCGCCGCCTCGACCGTCCAGCGCGGCACCGAGATGAAGGCGGCGCTGTTCAAGGCCTATTGGCAGGACGGCCGCGACATCGGCGATCTCGACACGCTCGTCGCCATTGCCGGCGAGCAGGGCTTCGACGAGCAGGCCGCGCGCGACGAGCTGACCAATGAGGAGCTGCGCGAGACCGTGATCGGGCTCGAGGCACACGCCCAGCAGGTCGGTGTCACCGGCGTGCCCTTCTTCATCATCGACGGCAAGCTTGCGGTCTCCGGCGCGCAGACCGGCGATGTCTGGGCGCAGGTGTTCAAGCAGGTGCTGAGCGACGCGGCCTGA
- the pyrF gene encoding orotidine-5'-phosphate decarboxylase has protein sequence MTQKINDLRDRMIVALDVPTIWDAYRIVSQLGDAASFYKIGYALAFAGGLQLTQQLVAEGKKVFLDLKLHDIGNTVTEGVASLSNLGVDLLTVHAYPQTMRGAVEGRDGADLKLLAVTALTSYDDGDLRDAGYGLAVRDLVRLRAEQARTAGIDGIVCSAAETEIVRDVIGSDMLIVTPGIRPAGSAAGDQKRTLTPGEAIRAGVDHLVVGRPIIRAADPRGAAAAIMDEIAAAS, from the coding sequence ATGACCCAGAAGATCAACGACCTGCGCGACCGCATGATCGTCGCGCTCGACGTGCCGACGATCTGGGACGCCTATCGCATCGTCTCGCAACTCGGCGACGCCGCGAGCTTCTACAAGATCGGCTATGCGCTCGCCTTCGCGGGCGGCCTGCAGCTCACCCAGCAGCTGGTCGCCGAAGGCAAGAAGGTCTTCCTCGACCTCAAGCTCCACGACATCGGCAACACCGTGACCGAGGGCGTTGCCTCCCTCAGCAATCTCGGCGTCGACCTGCTCACGGTCCACGCCTACCCCCAGACGATGCGCGGCGCCGTCGAGGGGCGCGACGGGGCGGATCTGAAGCTCCTCGCCGTCACCGCGCTGACCTCCTATGACGATGGCGATCTGCGCGATGCAGGTTACGGGCTGGCCGTGCGCGACCTCGTGCGCCTGCGGGCGGAACAGGCCCGTACCGCCGGCATCGACGGCATCGTCTGCTCGGCGGCCGAAACCGAGATCGTCCGCGATGTCATCGGCTCCGATATGCTCATCGTGACGCCCGGCATCCGGCCCGCCGGCAGCGCGGCCGGCGACCAGAAGCGCACGCTCACCCCCGGCGAGGCGATCCGCGCCGGCGTCGACCATCTCGTCGTCGGGCGTCCCATCATTCGCGCAGCCGACCCGCGTGGGGCGGCGGCCGCGATCATGGACGAGATCGCGGCAGCCTCCTAA
- a CDS encoding DUF1330 domain-containing protein, whose amino-acid sequence MPKGYVVARAKVSNATQWAAYAAKASEAIRKYGGTPLVRGGMMTVAEGEGRARNVVIEFESFEAAKAYAMSQDYAEARKLREGAGEIDIVVVEGV is encoded by the coding sequence ATGCCCAAGGGATATGTCGTGGCGCGCGCCAAGGTCAGCAATGCGACGCAATGGGCGGCCTATGCGGCGAAGGCCTCCGAGGCGATCCGCAAATATGGCGGCACCCCGCTGGTGCGCGGCGGCATGATGACGGTGGCGGAAGGCGAGGGCCGAGCCCGCAACGTCGTCATCGAGTTCGAGAGCTTCGAGGCCGCCAAGGCCTATGCGATGTCGCAGGACTATGCCGAGGCCCGCAAGCTGCGCGAGGGCGCCGGCGAGATCGACATCGTCGTGGTCGAGGGCGTCTGA